A single region of the Solwaraspora sp. WMMD406 genome encodes:
- a CDS encoding SgcJ/EcaC family oxidoreductase — protein MSGTAASLVDQAKKWAGHYGAFPNGAEGAALSAPLRLRAAWDDNDADAFADVFIENGSLLVGDEQLDGREAIRTFMAEQFQGVYKGARLVEEPVDVRFVTPEVATVITQSAVVLAGESEPPPQREARAMWVLVLRDGVWMVASQQTSPIRN, from the coding sequence ATGTCCGGAACGGCGGCATCATTGGTCGATCAGGCCAAGAAGTGGGCAGGGCACTACGGTGCCTTCCCCAACGGCGCGGAAGGCGCCGCCCTCAGCGCCCCACTACGGTTGCGGGCGGCGTGGGACGACAACGACGCCGACGCGTTCGCTGACGTCTTCATCGAAAACGGCAGCCTGCTCGTCGGCGACGAGCAGCTCGACGGGCGCGAGGCCATCAGGACCTTCATGGCCGAGCAGTTCCAGGGTGTCTACAAGGGCGCGCGCCTGGTCGAGGAGCCGGTCGACGTCCGGTTCGTGACTCCGGAGGTCGCCACGGTGATCACCCAGAGCGCCGTCGTGCTCGCGGGGGAGAGTGAGCCGCCGCCGCAGCGCGAGGCCCGGGCCATGTGGGTGCTCGTGCTGCGCGACGGCGTGTGGATGGTCGCCAGCCAGCAGACCAGCCCGATCCGCAACTGA